Proteins found in one Dermochelys coriacea isolate rDerCor1 chromosome 17, rDerCor1.pri.v4, whole genome shotgun sequence genomic segment:
- the ZSWIM7 gene encoding zinc finger SWIM domain-containing protein 7 isoform X6 gives MSQHAVRPPREDFHKAGILCLIPPPPSGKVQHSSLGLGAARTGRCFRGAARGFSWVSREMEATLPAVAEELLKEIKKAFQETSHVPDDLLLALKFVFGSSAVAALDLVDQHSVTRIVSSSGRAVYQVLGSSGKLYTCYASCHFCTCPAFAFSVLRKNDSLVCKHILAMYLSQATGACQELSVSDQQLTSILLAEEEEEGRRTLDQVLTPSLLQRLPGSSEQRNRIVAKTRFNQSPHARAWKRMETY, from the exons ATGTCCCAGCATGCCGTGCGGCCACCCAGAGAG GATTTCCATAAGGCCGGAATCCTTTGTTTAATTCCTCCACCTCCCAGTGGAAAAGTTCAGCATTCCAGCCTCGgcctaggagcagccaggacaggtcgctgcttccggggagctgcccgag GGTTCAGTTGGGTGTCAAGGGAGATGGAGGCCACTTTGCCAGCAGTGGCAGAGGAGCTTTTGAAAGAGATAAAAAAGGCTTTCCAGGAGACCTCACATG TTCCTGATGATCTCCTGTTGGC GCTGAAATTTGTATTTGGCTCATCTGCTGTGGCAGCCTTGGATTTGGTTGATCAACACTCAGTCACGCGAATCGTGTCTTCTAGCGGAAGGGCTGTGTACCAG GTCCTCGGGAGTTCAGGCAAACTGTACACCTGTTATGCCTCCTGCCACTTCTGCACGTGCCCTGCGTTTGCTTTCTCTGTGCTGCGGAAGAACGACAGCCTGGTG TGTAAGCACATCCTTGCCATGTACCTCAGCCAGGCCACTGGCGCATGCCAAGAGCTATCTGTCTCTGACCAGCAGCTGACAAGCATCTTACtggctgaggaagaggaggaaggaagaaggACTTTGGACCAAGTGCTTACACCGTCTCTCTTGCAACGCCTCCCTGGCTCCTCTGAG CAGAGAAACAGGATTGTGGCCAAAACCAGATTTAACCAGAGCCCTCATGCCAGGGCTTGGAAGAGAATGGAAACGTACTGA
- the ZSWIM7 gene encoding zinc finger SWIM domain-containing protein 7 isoform X1, giving the protein MRRRSDISDPRMPCGGHRREPCPSMPCGHPERYVPSQHAVRPPQKRAMSQHAVRPHREAGILCLIPPPPSGKVQHSSLGLGAARTGRCFRGAARGFSWVSREMEATLPAVAEELLKEIKKAFQETSHVPDDLLLALKFVFGSSAVAALDLVDQHSVTRIVSSSGRAVYQVLGSSGKLYTCYASCHFCTCPAFAFSVLRKNDSLVCKHILAMYLSQATGACQELSVSDQQLTSILLAEEEEEGRRTLDQVLTPSLLQRLPGSSEQRNRIVAKTRFNQSPHARAWKRMETY; this is encoded by the exons ATGCGGCGCCGCAGTGACATATCCGATCCCAGGATGCCGTGCGGCGGCCACAGAAGAGAGCCATGTCCCAGCATGCCGTGCGGCCACCCAGAGAGGTATGTCCCCTCCCAGCATGCCGTGCGGCCGCCACAGAAGAGAGCCATGTCCCAGCATGCCGTGCGGCCACACAGAGAG GCCGGAATCCTTTGTTTAATTCCTCCACCTCCCAGTGGAAAAGTTCAGCATTCCAGCCTCGgcctaggagcagccaggacaggtcgctgcttccggggagctgcccgag GGTTCAGTTGGGTGTCAAGGGAGATGGAGGCCACTTTGCCAGCAGTGGCAGAGGAGCTTTTGAAAGAGATAAAAAAGGCTTTCCAGGAGACCTCACATG TTCCTGATGATCTCCTGTTGGC GCTGAAATTTGTATTTGGCTCATCTGCTGTGGCAGCCTTGGATTTGGTTGATCAACACTCAGTCACGCGAATCGTGTCTTCTAGCGGAAGGGCTGTGTACCAG GTCCTCGGGAGTTCAGGCAAACTGTACACCTGTTATGCCTCCTGCCACTTCTGCACGTGCCCTGCGTTTGCTTTCTCTGTGCTGCGGAAGAACGACAGCCTGGTG TGTAAGCACATCCTTGCCATGTACCTCAGCCAGGCCACTGGCGCATGCCAAGAGCTATCTGTCTCTGACCAGCAGCTGACAAGCATCTTACtggctgaggaagaggaggaaggaagaaggACTTTGGACCAAGTGCTTACACCGTCTCTCTTGCAACGCCTCCCTGGCTCCTCTGAG CAGAGAAACAGGATTGTGGCCAAAACCAGATTTAACCAGAGCCCTCATGCCAGGGCTTGGAAGAGAATGGAAACGTACTGA
- the ZSWIM7 gene encoding zinc finger SWIM domain-containing protein 7 isoform X8 yields the protein MEATLPAVAEELLKEIKKAFQETSHVPDDLLLALKFVFGSSAVAALDLVDQHSVTRIVSSSGRAVYQVLGSSGKLYTCYASCHFCTCPAFAFSVLRKNDSLVCKHILAMYLSQATGACQELSVSDQQLTSILLAEEEEEGRRTLDQVLTPSLLQRLPGSSEQRNRIVAKTRFNQSPHARAWKRMETY from the exons ATGGAGGCCACTTTGCCAGCAGTGGCAGAGGAGCTTTTGAAAGAGATAAAAAAGGCTTTCCAGGAGACCTCACATG TTCCTGATGATCTCCTGTTGGC GCTGAAATTTGTATTTGGCTCATCTGCTGTGGCAGCCTTGGATTTGGTTGATCAACACTCAGTCACGCGAATCGTGTCTTCTAGCGGAAGGGCTGTGTACCAG GTCCTCGGGAGTTCAGGCAAACTGTACACCTGTTATGCCTCCTGCCACTTCTGCACGTGCCCTGCGTTTGCTTTCTCTGTGCTGCGGAAGAACGACAGCCTGGTG TGTAAGCACATCCTTGCCATGTACCTCAGCCAGGCCACTGGCGCATGCCAAGAGCTATCTGTCTCTGACCAGCAGCTGACAAGCATCTTACtggctgaggaagaggaggaaggaagaaggACTTTGGACCAAGTGCTTACACCGTCTCTCTTGCAACGCCTCCCTGGCTCCTCTGAG CAGAGAAACAGGATTGTGGCCAAAACCAGATTTAACCAGAGCCCTCATGCCAGGGCTTGGAAGAGAATGGAAACGTACTGA
- the ZSWIM7 gene encoding zinc finger SWIM domain-containing protein 7 isoform X2: MRRRSDISDPRMPCGGHRREPCPSMPCGHPERYVPSQHAVRPPQKRAMSQHAVRPHREAGILCLIPPPPSGKVQHSSLGLGAARTGRCFRGAARGFSWVSREMEATLPAVAEELLKEIKKAFQETSHVPDDLLLALKFVFGSSAVAALDLVDQHSVTRIVSSSGRAVYQVLGSSGKLYTCYASCHFCTCPAFAFSVLRKNDSLVCKHILAMYLSQATGACQELSVSDQQLTSILLAEEEEEGRRTLDQVLTPSLLQRLPGSSERNRIVAKTRFNQSPHARAWKRMETY; this comes from the exons ATGCGGCGCCGCAGTGACATATCCGATCCCAGGATGCCGTGCGGCGGCCACAGAAGAGAGCCATGTCCCAGCATGCCGTGCGGCCACCCAGAGAGGTATGTCCCCTCCCAGCATGCCGTGCGGCCGCCACAGAAGAGAGCCATGTCCCAGCATGCCGTGCGGCCACACAGAGAG GCCGGAATCCTTTGTTTAATTCCTCCACCTCCCAGTGGAAAAGTTCAGCATTCCAGCCTCGgcctaggagcagccaggacaggtcgctgcttccggggagctgcccgag GGTTCAGTTGGGTGTCAAGGGAGATGGAGGCCACTTTGCCAGCAGTGGCAGAGGAGCTTTTGAAAGAGATAAAAAAGGCTTTCCAGGAGACCTCACATG TTCCTGATGATCTCCTGTTGGC GCTGAAATTTGTATTTGGCTCATCTGCTGTGGCAGCCTTGGATTTGGTTGATCAACACTCAGTCACGCGAATCGTGTCTTCTAGCGGAAGGGCTGTGTACCAG GTCCTCGGGAGTTCAGGCAAACTGTACACCTGTTATGCCTCCTGCCACTTCTGCACGTGCCCTGCGTTTGCTTTCTCTGTGCTGCGGAAGAACGACAGCCTGGTG TGTAAGCACATCCTTGCCATGTACCTCAGCCAGGCCACTGGCGCATGCCAAGAGCTATCTGTCTCTGACCAGCAGCTGACAAGCATCTTACtggctgaggaagaggaggaaggaagaaggACTTTGGACCAAGTGCTTACACCGTCTCTCTTGCAACGCCTCCCTGGCTCCTCTGAG AGAAACAGGATTGTGGCCAAAACCAGATTTAACCAGAGCCCTCATGCCAGGGCTTGGAAGAGAATGGAAACGTACTGA
- the ZSWIM7 gene encoding zinc finger SWIM domain-containing protein 7 isoform X5, whose translation MPCGHTERYVPSQHAVRRPQKRAMSQHAVRPHREDFHKAGILCLIPPPPSGKVQHSSLGLGAARTGRCFRGAARGFSWVSREMEATLPAVAEELLKEIKKAFQETSHVPDDLLLALKFVFGSSAVAALDLVDQHSVTRIVSSSGRAVYQVLGSSGKLYTCYASCHFCTCPAFAFSVLRKNDSLVCKHILAMYLSQATGACQELSVSDQQLTSILLAEEEEEGRRTLDQVLTPSLLQRLPGSSEQRNRIVAKTRFNQSPHARAWKRMETY comes from the exons ATGCCGTGCGGCCACACAGAGAGGTATGTCCCCTCCCAGCATGCCGTGCGGCGGCCACAGAAGAGAGCCATGTCCCAGCATGCCGTGCGGCCACACAGAGAG GATTTCCATAAGGCCGGAATCCTTTGTTTAATTCCTCCACCTCCCAGTGGAAAAGTTCAGCATTCCAGCCTCGgcctaggagcagccaggacaggtcgctgcttccggggagctgcccgag GGTTCAGTTGGGTGTCAAGGGAGATGGAGGCCACTTTGCCAGCAGTGGCAGAGGAGCTTTTGAAAGAGATAAAAAAGGCTTTCCAGGAGACCTCACATG TTCCTGATGATCTCCTGTTGGC GCTGAAATTTGTATTTGGCTCATCTGCTGTGGCAGCCTTGGATTTGGTTGATCAACACTCAGTCACGCGAATCGTGTCTTCTAGCGGAAGGGCTGTGTACCAG GTCCTCGGGAGTTCAGGCAAACTGTACACCTGTTATGCCTCCTGCCACTTCTGCACGTGCCCTGCGTTTGCTTTCTCTGTGCTGCGGAAGAACGACAGCCTGGTG TGTAAGCACATCCTTGCCATGTACCTCAGCCAGGCCACTGGCGCATGCCAAGAGCTATCTGTCTCTGACCAGCAGCTGACAAGCATCTTACtggctgaggaagaggaggaaggaagaaggACTTTGGACCAAGTGCTTACACCGTCTCTCTTGCAACGCCTCCCTGGCTCCTCTGAG CAGAGAAACAGGATTGTGGCCAAAACCAGATTTAACCAGAGCCCTCATGCCAGGGCTTGGAAGAGAATGGAAACGTACTGA
- the ZSWIM7 gene encoding zinc finger SWIM domain-containing protein 7 isoform X3: MPCGAAVTYPIPGCRAAATEESHVPACRAATQRGMSPPSMPCGRHRREPCPSMPCGHTERYVPSQHAVRRPQKRAMSQHAVRPHREAGILCLIPPPPSGKVQHSSLGLGAARTGRCFRGAARGFSWVSREMEATLPAVAEELLKEIKKAFQETSHVPDDLLLALKFVFGSSAVAALDLVDQHSVTRIVSSSGRAVYQVLGSSGKLYTCYASCHFCTCPAFAFSVLRKNDSLVCKHILAMYLSQATGACQELSVSDQQLTSILLAEEEEEGRRTLDQVLTPSLLQRLPGSSEDALK; encoded by the exons ATGCCATGCGGCGCCGCAGTGACATATCCGATCCCAGGATGCCGTGCGGCGGCCACAGAAGAGAGCCATGTCCCAGCATGCCGTGCGGCCACCCAGAGAGGTATGTCCCCTCCCAGCATGCCGTGCGGCCGCCACAGAAGAGAGCCATGTCCCAGCATGCCGTGCGGCCACACAGAGAGGTATGTCCCCTCCCAGCATGCCGTGCGGCGGCCACAGAAGAGAGCCATGTCCCAGCATGCCGTGCGGCCACACAGAGAG GCCGGAATCCTTTGTTTAATTCCTCCACCTCCCAGTGGAAAAGTTCAGCATTCCAGCCTCGgcctaggagcagccaggacaggtcgctgcttccggggagctgcccgag GGTTCAGTTGGGTGTCAAGGGAGATGGAGGCCACTTTGCCAGCAGTGGCAGAGGAGCTTTTGAAAGAGATAAAAAAGGCTTTCCAGGAGACCTCACATG TTCCTGATGATCTCCTGTTGGC GCTGAAATTTGTATTTGGCTCATCTGCTGTGGCAGCCTTGGATTTGGTTGATCAACACTCAGTCACGCGAATCGTGTCTTCTAGCGGAAGGGCTGTGTACCAG GTCCTCGGGAGTTCAGGCAAACTGTACACCTGTTATGCCTCCTGCCACTTCTGCACGTGCCCTGCGTTTGCTTTCTCTGTGCTGCGGAAGAACGACAGCCTGGTG TGTAAGCACATCCTTGCCATGTACCTCAGCCAGGCCACTGGCGCATGCCAAGAGCTATCTGTCTCTGACCAGCAGCTGACAAGCATCTTACtggctgaggaagaggaggaaggaagaaggACTTTGGACCAAGTGCTTACACCGTCTCTCTTGCAACGCCTCCCTGGCTCCTCTGAG GATGCACTGAAGTGA
- the ZSWIM7 gene encoding zinc finger SWIM domain-containing protein 7 isoform X4 yields MRRRSDISDPRMPCGGHRREPCPSMPCGHPERYVPSQHAVRPPQKRAMSQHAVRPHREAGILCLIPPPPSGKVQHSSLGLGAARTGRCFRGAARGFSWVSREMEATLPAVAEELLKEIKKAFQETSHVPDDLLLALKFVFGSSAVAALDLVDQHSVTRIVSSSGRAVYQVLGSSGKLYTCYASCHFCTCPAFAFSVLRKNDSLVCKHILAMYLSQATGACQELSVSDQQLTSILLAEEEEEGRRTLDQVLTPSLLQRLPGSSEDALK; encoded by the exons ATGCGGCGCCGCAGTGACATATCCGATCCCAGGATGCCGTGCGGCGGCCACAGAAGAGAGCCATGTCCCAGCATGCCGTGCGGCCACCCAGAGAGGTATGTCCCCTCCCAGCATGCCGTGCGGCCGCCACAGAAGAGAGCCATGTCCCAGCATGCCGTGCGGCCACACAGAGAG GCCGGAATCCTTTGTTTAATTCCTCCACCTCCCAGTGGAAAAGTTCAGCATTCCAGCCTCGgcctaggagcagccaggacaggtcgctgcttccggggagctgcccgag GGTTCAGTTGGGTGTCAAGGGAGATGGAGGCCACTTTGCCAGCAGTGGCAGAGGAGCTTTTGAAAGAGATAAAAAAGGCTTTCCAGGAGACCTCACATG TTCCTGATGATCTCCTGTTGGC GCTGAAATTTGTATTTGGCTCATCTGCTGTGGCAGCCTTGGATTTGGTTGATCAACACTCAGTCACGCGAATCGTGTCTTCTAGCGGAAGGGCTGTGTACCAG GTCCTCGGGAGTTCAGGCAAACTGTACACCTGTTATGCCTCCTGCCACTTCTGCACGTGCCCTGCGTTTGCTTTCTCTGTGCTGCGGAAGAACGACAGCCTGGTG TGTAAGCACATCCTTGCCATGTACCTCAGCCAGGCCACTGGCGCATGCCAAGAGCTATCTGTCTCTGACCAGCAGCTGACAAGCATCTTACtggctgaggaagaggaggaaggaagaaggACTTTGGACCAAGTGCTTACACCGTCTCTCTTGCAACGCCTCCCTGGCTCCTCTGAG GATGCACTGAAGTGA
- the ZSWIM7 gene encoding zinc finger SWIM domain-containing protein 7 isoform X7 — translation MSQHAVRPPREAGILCLIPPPPSGKVQHSSLGLGAARTGRCFRGAARGFSWVSREMEATLPAVAEELLKEIKKAFQETSHVPDDLLLALKFVFGSSAVAALDLVDQHSVTRIVSSSGRAVYQVLGSSGKLYTCYASCHFCTCPAFAFSVLRKNDSLVCKHILAMYLSQATGACQELSVSDQQLTSILLAEEEEEGRRTLDQVLTPSLLQRLPGSSEDALK, via the exons ATGTCCCAGCATGCCGTGCGGCCACCCAGAGAG GCCGGAATCCTTTGTTTAATTCCTCCACCTCCCAGTGGAAAAGTTCAGCATTCCAGCCTCGgcctaggagcagccaggacaggtcgctgcttccggggagctgcccgag GGTTCAGTTGGGTGTCAAGGGAGATGGAGGCCACTTTGCCAGCAGTGGCAGAGGAGCTTTTGAAAGAGATAAAAAAGGCTTTCCAGGAGACCTCACATG TTCCTGATGATCTCCTGTTGGC GCTGAAATTTGTATTTGGCTCATCTGCTGTGGCAGCCTTGGATTTGGTTGATCAACACTCAGTCACGCGAATCGTGTCTTCTAGCGGAAGGGCTGTGTACCAG GTCCTCGGGAGTTCAGGCAAACTGTACACCTGTTATGCCTCCTGCCACTTCTGCACGTGCCCTGCGTTTGCTTTCTCTGTGCTGCGGAAGAACGACAGCCTGGTG TGTAAGCACATCCTTGCCATGTACCTCAGCCAGGCCACTGGCGCATGCCAAGAGCTATCTGTCTCTGACCAGCAGCTGACAAGCATCTTACtggctgaggaagaggaggaaggaagaaggACTTTGGACCAAGTGCTTACACCGTCTCTCTTGCAACGCCTCCCTGGCTCCTCTGAG GATGCACTGAAGTGA